The stretch of DNA tatatatatatatatatatatatatataaatgttcTTTTTTGTATAAAGTATCAATTTCATTCTGAAATCGTTTTCTTATCATTCACATTTGCACATAAATGGAACCAAATATAGATTCCTAAAGGCTCTGTATCATCCATCATATATAACCAACAAAGATCCTTCTAACTATGTATCAGTAGGCAGTGCAATAGACAGTAGTACATTGGAAAATATTATGAATGTGCCAAATTCATCTAAAACATTAGCAGTCACAGATGTCACGTGTTGATTGGTTGCTTGATTTATTTCACCAATGCAATTCTTGAGTGGAAAAAAATAGACAACCAAAAAAATTCGATTCCAaagcagaataataaatatcaCACAATAGAATTTTACGTGGAAAATCCTCTCAAtataagagaataaaaaaccACGGGACCAAAGCCAGATAAATCTTCCACTATGAATAATAACAAGCACACAATAGTCTACCTAGTAAACACTAGGGAACAACAATACACACCAAAGGTAGAAATCAATTAATAACACAAATTCCACACAAATGACCTATTAAAACACAAATACGTACctatttttcgttttttttcttctctttttctccttttttcttttcttttcttcttcttttttttttttttccttttaatttccACTTGAGGAATGAATCCACccaacacaaacaaaataaGACGGTTCATAAGTTCATTTCATATGAGAAATGATGAAACCTCACACTCAAGGAATAAACAATACTGATGGACAATAACACACACAATGAAAAGCATAGCAAATTAGCAATGAAAATATAGTCTAATAACCAATAGGGGCACTTAAAATTGCCTCTTGTTGAATGATACTCTCCAAAACAGCTTCAGAGGATGTCAATTGATGCTTAAGATCTTCAGCCACTTGACTTAAAAAATCTATCTTCAAACGCAAGTCTTCAACATCCTTAGCAACCCGTTTCTTGGAATCCAATAATTTTTCAAAGGCATCTTGAGATACTTGTATTTCAGGAAATAAAACACGCCTCTCGACACCAACCAACCATTCCTTATCAAAAGCAAAGTTTCGCACAACTTGTAATAGCTCCACAAATTCAGAGTGGCTCGAGCCTGATACTTCCAGCAAACTATGGGTTTCGAGGAATTTCAATAGCTTAGCTAGGAAGTTATAGGCACAACCCTTGTATATATCACCAAGTGAAGTGTCTTTTAAACGAACAGAAGGATTCCTAACAAGAAAATCAGTTAATAAAGACATATTCTCATAATCCAAATGATTCTTGGAGACCAGTTCCTCAAGCTCCCTCTTGACAAGAAAAGGGTCACCTGAAAGTATAAAACAAAGCAATAAGATACCCTGAGATGCAATAGGAGATGTGATGCTAGGAAAGGAGGGTTTAGATCTGGCAACATTTGAGTTTACTTTAATGAAAGCGTCGCCATTTGAAGAAACTGAACAGCATGTAGAGAAGAAGAgagttcaaaattaaaatggtGATGAGGTAagataagaaaacaaaattgataCATTACCTTGATCATTATTAGTCTTAGAAACACCTTCTATCTCAACCTCAATACCCTGCTCATAAGTTAAAAAGGAAGTTTATGTTTATAGTAAAATTCACTTCCTACATTCGAAAGAGAGTCAAACGAATACAACGAAAATGAGGGGAATAATTGCCTTTTGTTTAGAAGCAACCACTTGTATAGGTGGCTCATTCTTTGTTCCTGAAATGGTGGACATAGTTGCAACTGGTGTTTTTTCTGATGTTGATCCATCCAACTAATTCCATAGCAAGAAAATGTAAATTAGTGGCagcatataatatttaaataaaattatttcttcaaatatttCTTGTTAGCTTTATATTACATTATTTACTTGAGAAGGTTTGATGATAGTATCAGTTTCTCCAAGTGATTGTTCATTCAGCAACTCCTGTAATGAGATCGAAATTATTAATTACAAGCATTACTATATAAGAGCTTAGACTATAAATTTGACATGGCATTCAAATTACTTCAGAATTTGTTGATATTATTGCTAAATCCATAACATTTTTAACAAACTCATGCTCTGCCTTTGGTGTTTGTTTCATTTGTATCTGCACAAAAAATAGAATGTTTGATTCAAAGACATTTCCATGGTGATTATGATCAAAATTTATAGACTATGTAAGGGCTTAGTCTATAAATTTGACATGGCCTGCAAATTACTTACTTTTGAATTTGTTGGTAGTATTGCTAAATCTTCTAATTTTTGAGAAGGATTCCCTGAAAGTATACGGAAGAATCATTATGccaatttgattaaaaataaaacaaagcaaTAGAATACATTTAGATGCAACAGAAGATGTGATGCTCGGAGAGGGTTCAGATTTGGAAACTATTATTTCATCATCCTTAGAAAATTGTTCCTCAACATATGAGTTTACTTTCATCAAAGCATCGCCATTTAGAGAAACTAAACAACATGTGGAAAAGAAGATAGTTCAAAATTAAAAGGCTGGAGagataatataagaaaataaaattgaccaaaaaatGTTTACCTTGATCATTATTAGTCTTAGAAGTTCCTTCTATCTCAATACCCtgcttaaaatttaaaaggatGTTTATGTTTAAAGTATAATTCAATTCGTACATTCGAAATAGAGTCAAAAGAATACAAGGAAAAATAAGAGGAATTGCCTTTTGTTTAGATGTAACTACTTGCATTGGTGGCtcattctttgttcttgaaATGGAAGACACAGTTGCAACTGCTGTTTTTTCTGATGTTGATCCCTCCAACTAATTTTATAGCGCGTAAAATGTAGATTAGTTGCAGCATATAATATTTAAgtagtattttaaataaaattgttttttcaatAGTTATTCTTAGCTTTATATGCAAAATGAGGTGGTGTGgtactatattatattatttacttGAGAAAATTGGAATGTAGTATCAGTTTCTCCAAGTGATTGTTCATTCTGCAACTCCTgtaataagataaaaaattattaaatacatGTATCACTAAGTAAGGGCTTAGACTATAAATTTGACATGGCACCTGCAAATTACTTACTCCTGATTTTGTTGGTAGTATTGCTAAATCTGGaacattttcaacaaattcatgCTCTGTCTTTGGTGTTTGTTTCATTTGAATCTGTACAATAAATAGCATGTTTGATTCAAAGACATAGTCATGgtgattattattaaaattattaatttcatgtaTTACTATAAGTATGGGTTTAGACTATAAATCTGACATGGCCTGAAAATTACTTACTTTTGAGTTTGTTGGTAGTATTGCTAAATCTTCTACTTTTTGAGAAGGATCCCCTGAAAGTATATGAGAGAATTATTATGCCAATTTGAGcacaacaaattaattaaaaataaaacatagatGCAATAAGAGATGTGATGTTAGGACAAGGTTTAGATTTGGAAACAATAATTTCATCACCCTTAGAAAATTGTTCCACAGCATTTGAGTTTATTTTCATGAAAACATTATCATTTATTTAGAGAATCTGAACAACATTTGGAAAAGAAGGGAgttcaaaattcaaagaatgaTGAGGtaacatttgaaaataaaatcgatccaaaaaatatatacctTGATCAACTGGTAGTTCAAAATCTTCAGTGATTTTTGCACTTGGCAGTTGTTCAATCCCAGCattttcaacaatttcaacACTTGCTAAATTCGACTCAGTATCAAAATCTTTGGTGGATTCTGCACTTCGTGGTTGATTAAATAGATCTACCACTTTCTCATACAAACCATAATCTATAGAAAAATACATTATGAACATCATTAGATAGATAAgcattaatattataaaatcaaaatatctaCTACTTTCAATcgtaaattaaaatttaaagaagTCCAGGTGTGCCTAATCATTAGAATTTACCACTGTTATATAAAATTCAATTAGAGATGAATTTTAATCAGCCAAGAATGTAGTTAAGGACTAATTAAAAGCAATTGAAATCACATAAAggtaaaacaaaaatcacatatTGGTAAAATCAAACTGAGACCCACAAAGCGTACCTATGACGGTACCTATGACGGTACCCATGATGTAACGTatcttttcaatttcaatttctatGAAGGTGTTGGTTGTTGATGCTGAAGTCAGTTTGATTTGTTGACAATCCCGCATGAAGCGATTTTTTACAGTCTGGAATTGATTTCCCTGAGCACAACAGAGGCTTGGCAGCATATCAAATACTAAAACATTTAGATTTGGAATATCAACTTTCTGATCATCTTCACTTTTGAATATTTTCTCTAACTCATTTGCTTCTGTTATCATCAGAAAAGTTAGCTTCGGAAGCTCTTTACATACAGAGAATGGAAAGACAAATTTCAACTTGTTGCACTTTATAACAGCAAGTCCTTCTAGCTTTGGGAAGCAtgttgttgaatt from Trifolium pratense cultivar HEN17-A07 linkage group LG5, ARS_RC_1.1, whole genome shotgun sequence encodes:
- the LOC123886412 gene encoding uncharacterized protein LOC123886412 encodes the protein MQLETLKIKNCDELKHIIIDTGYHNIGGNICVNVFPKLKELSVEDCAQLEYIFGHDTSSDHQNDMGIQLHLPELRKLHLASLPSLIAMCPKQYRITYPCLKYLCIWKCSQDNTIIKELSGNIDLFLTLETLTVYNSNVENIFSLNEIDEQQLDLALRYIFLIDLPMMTCLFVGPKYSFALTNLTRITIMRCDKLKIAFSTSILRFLPQLFYLTIGECKELEHIIEDHDGLENKNNSTTCFPKLEGLAVIKCNKLKFVFPFSVCKELPKLTFLMITEANELEKIFKSEDDQKVDIPNLNVLVFDMLPSLCCAQGNQFQTVKNRFMRDCQQIKLTSASTTNTFIEIEIEKIRYIMGTVIGTVIDYGLYEKVVDLFNQPRSAESTKDFDTESNLASVEIVENAGIEQLPSAKITEDFELPVDQGDPSQKVEDLAILPTNSKIQMKQTPKTEHEFVENVPDLAILPTKSGELQNEQSLGETDTTFQFSQLEGSTSEKTAVATVSSISRTKNEPPMQVVTSKQKGIEIEGTSKTNNDQVSLNGDALMKVNSYVEEQFSKDDEIIVSKSEPSPSITSSVASKWNPSQKLEDLAILPTNSKIQMKQTPKAEHEFVKNVMDLAIISTNSEELLNEQSLGETDTIIKPSQLDGSTSEKTPVATMSTISGTKNEPPIQVVASKQKGIEVEIEGVSKTNNDQVSSNGDAFIKVNSNVARSKPSFPSITSPIASQGILLLCFILSGDPFLVKRELEELVSKNHLDYENMSLLTDFLVRNPSVRLKDTSLGDIYKGCAYNFLAKLLKFLETHSLLEVSGSSHSEFVELLQVVRNFAFDKEWLVGVERRVLFPEIQVSQDAFEKLLDSKKRVAKDVEDLRLKIDFLSQVAEDLKHQLTSSEAVLESIIQQEAILSAPIGY